In Eubacteriales bacterium mix99, the DNA window CCCTGTTTTTGGCCCCTATGGCGGGGGTTACGGACTTTGCGTTCCGAAAGCTGTGCAAGGAGCAGGGGTGTGGTATGGCATATACGGAAATGATCAGTGCAAAGGGCTTATACTATGGAAGCAGCCGTACCAGGGATTTGATGAAGATCGACGGGAAAGAGCATCCCATAGGAGTGCAGATATTTGGATCCGATCCACTGATCATGGCAAGGATGGCGGAGAAAATATCAGAAACCGAAGCGGATCTGATTGATATCAATATGGGCTGCCCTGCGCCCAAGATCGTAAAAAATGGGGAAGGCAGTGCACTGATGAGAAATCCCTCCCTGGTGGCCGACATCGTACGTGGGATTTCCAGGGCATCTTCCAAACCGGTCACGGTGAAGATCCGAAAAGGCTGGGATGAAAAAAGTGTAAATGCGGTGGAAATTGCCCGGATTGCGGAGGAAGAAGGAGCAGCTGCCATAACGGTGCACGGCAGAACAAGGGAACAATACTACTCCGGTTCGGCGGATTGGAATATTATAAGGAAAGTAAAATCCAGTGTTTCGATCCCCGTCATCGGGAACGGTGATGTTTTCACTGCACAGTCTGCCCTGGAAATGAAGAAGCAGACAAACTGCGATGGAATCATGGCAGCCCGGGGTGCCCGCGGCAATCCATGGCTGTTCCGGGACATTGTTTCTCTGTGGAATACCGGAACGGTACCTCCTCCGCCCGGTGCGGAAGAAAGAATCCACACTGCCCTATGTCATCTGAGGATGCTGGTGGATCAAAAGGGAGAAAAAGTGGCTGTACCTGAGATGAGGAAACATATTGCATGGTATCTGAAGGGGATGAAGGATTCCGGCAGGATCCGGAGTCAGGTGAATTCCCTGAATACGGAGGCAGAGGTGCGGGCATTGCTGAACTCCTATGGGGCGGAACGAAGAAGGGAAGAAGCGGAGGAAAGCTACAACGGATGAAGCCGGGTGGCATACTTTTCTCACAATGGGAATATAACTGCAGTATAGCAAAACAGGAGTATGGTCTTTATGGATAAATTTGCAGTGGTACTGCAGCCGGACGAAGGGGAAGGGATCCTGGCATCCCATCCCGTTCTGAAATATTTGCCCGAAAAATACGCAAGGTGCTGTCTTTCCCGTCTGCCTGCACGGACGGCCGGATTCATACTGGATAGGGAGGACAATGACAGGCTGGGTTGTATGGTGAAGGTTCCTGCCTTGTTCCTTCAGCCGGAGAGAGGGAAAGACGGAAGCCGGCTCCATCTTTTGAAAGGGATGGCCCGGAAAATGAAAAAGAGGGGCATCCACTACCTTTCTTTTCCGTTTGCGTATGATTTTTTGGATCCGGAAGAGATATTCTGCCTGGAAGACCGGGGCATTGCTGTGCTGGACGGGTTTTACCCCTTATTGGCGGGCCTGCTTCTTGTATGGAAAGAACTGCTTATTATTCTGGAAAAGGAACTCCCTTTTTTTGAAGTCGGCATCTGGGGTGCGGATACGGATATCGGCAGAATTTGGGTGGAATTCATGGTTGGCGTGGTGAATCATATGTGCCTTGGAGGACAGGATCGGAAAGTGCTGGAGGAGACAGGCAGGGAGGTTCTGAATACGACCGGGCTGTCCTGTCGGATTACCCAGGATCCGGATACTTGCCTGAGCGATAAGCAACTCACCGTACTTGCCGAACCGGTTCCCGTTCCCTATACAATCTGTCAGCCTTCCTTTCATTTCCTGTCCTGTCCGGAAAGCAGCTTTCCCGTCTCCCAGCAGGATGGGGTACCGTATGAAAGTCCGGGGGTTTATTGGATTGAAATGGGCTGGATGGCATTACCCCGGGACATTGTCATGGAGAAGGAACTGTGCCCGTGGGATGAACTGGGTATACTGGAAGGCCTGATCACGATCAGCAGTAAAATATACCGGAACGATATCCGCAGCAGCAGATTTTCCCTGCGGCAGATTGAAAGGATACAGCAGCTGTATGAAAGGTATCCTGTCAAGCTGCAGGGCTTTGTACAAAACGGAAGGAAAATTCACTTCAATCGTTTTCGAAAGGAGTATTTTTCCAGAAACAACGAAGATATATCTTGACAAAATGGAGGGCTGCCACTTATAATAGTTGTGATTAAAATCGAAGAATTCAGGCACTGCAGAAAAGAAAGGGTATGCAGTGCTTCTTTAACATAATTAGATTTCCATGGATTGCCAGAGAATAAAATTGAAACGCTGGGAGTATAGTAGCGTCATATTATTTTTTGGTATATAATATTTGAAGGGGAGAATGGAATTATGACCAACAAGGAAACGGTTCTGACTTCGGAAGGAGTGCGAAAACTGGAGCAGGAGCTTCAGAAACTGAAAACGGTGCGTCGCAGGGAGGTTGCCGATCGAATCAAACAGGCACTGGCATTTGGTGACCTGAGCGAGAACTCCGAATATGATGAAGCAAAAAATGAACAGGCTTTTATCGAGGGACGCATCGTGACTCTTGAGAAACTGCTGAGAAATGCCAAGATTATTGATGACGAAGATATCTCCACGGATGTGGTCAGTGTAGGGGCAACCGTGAAGGTTCTCGATATTGAATTCGATGATGTCATCGAATATACCATTGTAGGTTCTGCAGAGGCCAATCCGGGCAAAAATAAAATTTCCAATGAGTCTCCGGTGGGAAGAGCGTTGATTGGGAAACCCATTGGTTCGGAGGTGGAAGTAGCCGTTCCGGACGGGGTTATTAAACTCAAGATACTGGAAATTAAAAAATAAAGGGTGAGAAATCAGTGAACCAAAGCAATAGGGATCAGAGTGACAGGAAACAAACGGGACAAGTGCAGACAGAGGAAAGTCTCAACGAGATTCTTCAGGTGAGAAGGGAAAAGTTAGAGAGTCTGAGAGAAGCAGGAAAGAATCCTTATGAGATCACGAAATTTCGTCCGACCCATTATTCCGAGGATATATTAGCCCATTTTGATCAGCTGGAGGATCAGAAAGTTACGCTGGCAGGCCGTATGATGTCCAAAAGGATCATGGGAAAAGCAAGTTTTGCACATATTCTGGATTCCCGGGGAAAGATTCAGATGTATGTTCAGATCAATGCATTGGGCAAAGAAGCGTATGAAGACTTTAAGGCTTATGATATAGGAGATATTGTAGGGGTAACGGGAAGCGTCTTCCGGACACGCAGGGGAGAGATCACAGTTCGTGCGCAGGAACTCACCCTTCTGTCCAAATCCCTGCAGCCTCTGCCGGAAAAATGGCATGGTCTCAAGGACCCGGATCTGAGATACCGGCAAAGGTATGTGGATATGATTGTCAACCCGGAGGTGCGTCATACCTTCGTGACCCGCTCCAGAATTCTGCAGGAAATCCGGAAGTATCTGGACAGCAGGGGCTATCTGGAAGTAGAGACTCCGGTATTGCATAATTCCGCCGGAGGAGCTGCTGCGCGTCCCTTTGTGACTCATCATAATGCCCTGGACATTGATATGTACATGAGGATTGCCACGGAGCTTCATTTGAAACGGCTGGTGGTAGGCGGTTTTGACAAGGTATATGAAATAGGACGTATCTTCCGCAATGAAGGCATGGACATCAAGCATAATCCGGAGTTTACCACCATTGAACTGTATGAGGCGTATGCGGATTACCAGGATATGATGAGCCTGACGGAAAACATGGTATCCACTGTAGCAGAAAAGGTACTCGGATCGGATGCCCTGACCTATCAGGGAGAGGAAGTGAACCTGACCCCTCCATGGGACCGGATTACCATGATCGATGCGGTTCGGAAGTATGCCGGAGTGGATATGTCGGCAATCCAAAGCGATGAGGGAGCACGAAAAGCTGCGGAAGAGATTGGCGTTCCGACAGAAGGGAAAACAACCTGGGGCGAAGTACTTTATGCCATATTTGAAGAAAAGGTGGAGGAGCAGCTGCGGAAGCCTGCCTTTGTAATGGATTACCCCATTGAGATATCGCCGCTGGCAAAGAGAAAGAAAGAGGATCCCAGGCTGACCTACCGTTTTGAAATATTTATCAGCGGACGGGAGCTTGGCAACGCGTTTTCCGAATTAAATGACCCCATTGATCAGAGAGAACGGTTTGTGGAGCAGGCAAGGCAGAGAGCAGCCGGAAACGAGGAAGCGGAGAGGATGGATGAAGACTTTGTCAACGCCCTGGAGGTTGGTATGCCTCCAACCGGCGGCCTGGGAATTGGTATTGACCGCCTGGTGATGCTGCTGACCGATTCCTATTCCATCCGGGATGTGATTCTCTTCCCCACAATGAAGCCCCTGGATAAATCCGAACCTTCGGTAAAGACGGAAAAGCCGGCAGGAGAAAAGACTGCGAAAGCAGTAAAGGAAGTCATTGATTTCTCCAAGGTGGAGATTGAACCACTGTTCAAAGACGAAGTCGATTTCGATACTTTCAGCAAGTCAGACTTCCGTGCAGTGAAGGTAAAAGACTGTTTTGCAGTACCAAAAAGCAAGAAGCTGCTGCAGTTTACTTTGGATGATGGAACAGGCGGGGAACGCACCATTTTAAGCGGAATCCATGCATATTACGAGCCGGAGGAACTAATCGGAAAAACACTGATTGCGATCATAAATCTTCCGCCGAGATCAATGATGGGAGTGGATTCCTGTGGTATGCTGCTGAGTGCAATTCACGAAGAAGAAGGAAAAGAAAATCTTCATCTTCTGATGGTGGATGATCACATTCCGGCAGGGGCAAAACTGTACTAAAAACAGATCCGGGAAAAGGCAATTATGAATAATCTGTTAATCTTGCAGCCGGGAACACCCGGCTGCTTGCCTTTTTTATATCGATACTCTATAATAATCATAACAAAATAAATTTCTTTTCACCAGGGAATCAATAAGCTGAAATCATATTGCAGTATAAGAATGGCGGGGATGAATGGATGTATCGCGTACGAATCGATAAGGAAACCATAAGGAACCATTTTCATTATGATAAGTGGAAGTATGTGCTGGGGATTGTTCTGACCATTTTCTCCTGGAGCATGCTGGCCACGGTTACAAAACCACAGACGCCGCCGGACAAGAAAGTGGATATCTATCTGGTAGGCGGCTATATGGCGGAGGATGCTGCAAAGGAGTATGGCGATACCGTGTGCATGGATTTTCCGGGCCTTCGCGAAGTGAATCTTTTCAACATTGGGATTGAGGGTGATATGGAGTATGCCGGCAGACAAAAGCTTATGGTGATGCTGGGCAGTCAAAGCGGCGATATTTATTCTTTCCCGAAGGATGAGTTTAAGGATATGGCCAAAGGCGGCGCTTTTCTGCCGCTGGATGATTACACGGATCTGACGAAGCGCTTTACCAAAGAGCAGCTGGCCGAATACACTTTTTCCACAGAAGATGATAAAACACCCGGAATATATGGGGTTCCGGCTTCGGACATCCAGTCGCTCGGCAAATCCGTTTTTGATACCAGGGATTCCGTTCTGGCCGTTACGGCCTATAGCAAGAACAGTAAAAAGGCAGTAAAAGTTCTGGAATGGATGGAAGACCATAAAACGGAAGAACAATATCAGCAGAGAAGAAAGGAGCTCCTGGAGGAAAAGGAACAACAGAAACGGCAAAAGGAGCAGAAGAAGAAAAAGGATCGTTAAAAAGAAAGGAAAGGAGGGGATAATATGTCCCATGTATCCGATTCCATCGGAAAATCAATTGAAGAGTCTTTGAATTTGGGACTGGGCCTTTTGATGTACTCAAGGGAAAAGATTGAAAATCTGGTGGAAGAATTGGTTGACAAAGGCGATGTGGCAAAGAAGGACGCACGGCAGCTGGCAGGCAGGCTTGTGGAGCAGGGTGAGGAACAGCGGGAAGAGCTGAAAAAAATGATTCAGAAGGAAACCGCAGATGCTTTGGATAGCCTGAATGTAGCACAAAAGAAAGATATCATCACAAGGGATGAAATTCGGGAGATTGTAAGGGAAGAGATACAAAAAGCTCTGCAGGAGCAGGGCAGGTCCCGGGAAGAAAACGACAAATAAAAGAGCAAAAAAAGGAAAGGATAAATCGGACAGTATGCCGGGGATCCGGTGAGCGGGGACGGCAAGGGTCATTTTTGGCAGCTTTGTAATGATGGGATGATTAAATGGATCACAGGCAGGTACGCATCAAAAGATACAAGGAGATTATCGCTGTTTTTACAAGGCATGGATTTGGAATGTTGTTTCAGCGAGCAGATTCCCGTCCTTTTTTTGCGAAAAAAAAGGGAATATTCGATCCGGACGCAGCTTCCGGCAATGCCGAAGCTTCCGCCGGAAAGCACCTGAGGATGGCCTTGGAAGAGCTGGGTCCGACATTTGTCAAACTGGGTCAGATTCTGAGCATCCGGCAGGATATTCTGCCGGATGGAGTTGTGAAGGAATTGAAAAAGCTTCAGGATTCGGTACCGCCATTCCCGTTTCCGGAGGTTCGGGCTTTGATCGAAAGCGAGTTTCAAGACAGACTGGAGCATATCTATCAGGAATTCGACCCGGATCCAATCGCCGCGGCTTCTGTTTCCCAGGTCCATCGGGCAAGGCTGTTTTCCGGAATACAGGTTGCCGTGAAGGTTCAAAGACCGGAAATAGAGGATACCATCGACCTGGATCTGGACATTATGAAAAGCATGGCTCACTTTATTGATCGTCATACCAAATTTGGAAAACTTTACGATTTTAACGGCATGGTGGAAGATTTTGAAAGTACCATGAAGGCAGAGCTGAATTTCATGGAGGAAGGAGAAAACGCAGATACCTTTTTGCATCATTTCCGTCAGGATGAAGGCATTACGGTACCGAAGGTAAAGTGGATCTATACCACAAAACGGGTTCTTACCATGGAATATTCGGACGGCCTGAAAATAAGCGATCTGGAGGGATTGGACCGGGCAGGGCTGGATCGAAGGAAAATCGGGGAAACGATTGCCACGTCCATATGCAATCAGATTTTACGGGATGGCTTTTTCCATGCGGATCCCCATCCGGGCAACATACAGGTTCTGCCGGACGGGACAGTGGTTTTTCTCGATACCGGGATGGTGGGATATCTGGATGAGAGCCGCAAGGAAATGATCTCCGGATTCTTTGTCGGAGTTACCACCAAAGACAGCGGAATGGTAGTTCGCTCTCTGGTGGATATGGATGTTACAGTGGACCAAAAGGATATGAAAAACTTCGAAAAGGATGTTGACACAATCGTTGCGAAATACCTGACCATGCCCATGGATAAAATCCGGATCGATGATTTGATCCGGGAAGTCTTTCATACGGTGTATTTGAATCATATCAAAATTCCACATGAATTCACCCTGCTGGCAAAGACGTTGGCGACCCTGCAGGGGGTGCTGGAAAAGCTGGCCCCGGAGCTCAATGCCATTACCATCGCGGAACCCATCGCCAAAAAGTTGGTCTATCAATCTTTCTCATTGCGAAAGGTAAAGACGCAGGTTCGGAAAGGGATATGGAAATACCAAAGGATGCTGCATGAATTCCCGGCTGCGATGCAAAACGTTCTGCACAGAATTGGAGAGCAGGACTTTTCGGTTCCCATTGAAATAAAGGGCGGGGATTCGCTTCAGAAGCAACTGAATCGGATCACGAACCGAATCTCCCTCAGTGTGATTATGCTGGCCCTCAGTATTGTTCTGGCAGGAATTCTGATCAGTTTTGGTCTCATTGCGGGGAACAGCGGTGTAACGATCCCTTTCGCCCTGAATGTATTAAAGACAGGAATGATTGTATCCGTTCTGATTCTTTTATGCATTATCCTGTTTTTAATCCGATCCTACCGGTGATCCCTTTTGCGTTTCATCATGAATATCATTGTATTTTTTCAAATCCAGTTCCTTTTCACTTTTGGCAACAATTAAGGCGGTTGTTGCGGCTGCGCTTACATTGGTGGCGGTGCGGGCCATGTCTACAATGGAGCTGATCGGTGCCAACAGCACTATAATCTCAATCGGAAGTCCTGCTGCTGCAAACACGGCAGTTGCGGTAATGGTGGCTGTTCCCGGGACCCCTACGGTTCCTATGCTGACCAGGGTGGTGATCAGAACGAGGAGGATATACTGCACGGCAGAATATTCCATATTCAACCCATGGATTGCAAATACCGCCAGCAAAGTCGGCCAAATACCTGCACAACCGGGCATACCGATATTTGCACCCAATGGCACAACAAGGGAAGAAATATTTTCAGAAACTCCTGCCTTTCTCAGGCATTTATCCGTTGCAGGAATCGTTCCGATACTGCTCTGGGTAGTGAAGGCGATTACCTGTGCCGGCCAGATATGCTGAAAGAACCGGATGGGATTTAATTTAGCCATCGTTCCAATCAATATGCTGTTGACCCCAAAGGTTTGAAGGAAGCATAATAAATAAGCCACAGCCAGCACTGGCAGGAGAGGCAATAACTTGTCCGGTCCGTTATTGGATACCGCATTTGCAACCAAAGCCAGTACGGCATAGGGCGTAAATTCAATGATGTATGAGATGGCAGTATTGTTTACCTTTGAAACAGAGTCCACGAAGCGCTTGAAGGGCTTTACTCCCTGGGGATCCTTTGCGGACAGCATCACGACAGCTACGCCAATCAACAGGGCAAACAGAATAATGGGTACGACTGTATTCGCCGAAGCCTGTTCAAAAAAATTCCTTGGGAACAAATCAATAATGACCTGTGATACTTTCGGGATTTCCCTCGCTTCATAATCCGCCGGAAGGGTGATCACCGCACCTTTTCCGATACCCATCGGCAGGGAAACAAGCAATGAGATTGTGGAAGCGATAAACGTGGTTGAAATAAGCAATCCTATACTTTTCAGTCCAATTGTTTTAAGCTTTCCTATATTTTCTAAATTGGTGATGCCGGAAATGACACTAAAAAACAAAAGCGGGACGACAAAGGCTGAGATAATGTTGGCATAAATTGTACCAATCGGCTGCACATAATCCGTGTGCCCTTCAAAAACGATACCCAGTACCAGCCCAAATGCCAGAGCGATGATGGTTCGCAGGCCAAAATCCACTTTTCTCTTTCCTAAATATGCCAAAATGCCAATGAGCACAATGGCAGCCAGCAGCGCTCCGATTGCCGGATAATCTGCTTTCATGAAATATCATCCTCCTATTCATATATGTTTGCTATGACTTTATATTATTCTATGTACTTTCCTTCACTTTGTCAACCCATGGAACAGTATATTCATGAAAAGAGGGGACGGTTCACGTCCCCAGATATGCTTTCCGGACTCCTTCGTTTGCCAGCAGTTCTGCACCGGACCCGCCGAGAGTGATCCGTCCGGTCTCCATTACATAACCGATGTCCGCCGCTTTCAGTGCCATGTTTGCATTTTGCTCAATCAGCAGGATCGTTACCCCTTGCCTGTGAATTTCCTGAAGAATACGGAAAATGTCCCTGACGACAATGGGAGCCAGTCCCAGGGAAGGCTCGTCCATCATGATGAGCCTGGGGCGGCTCATCAGTGCCCGGGCTACCGCAAGCATCTGCTGCTCCCCGCCAGACAGGGTTCCGCCCGGTTGCCAGGTTCTCTCCTTCAGGTGGGGAAACAGTTCAAATATCCATTTGAGATCTTCCTTCGGATTGTCCTTTCGGAGATATGCGCCGATTTTCAGGTTTTCCAGGACGGTCAGATCAGGGAATATTTTTCTGCCTTCCGGAACCAGGGTAATACCCTTTGCCACAATATCGGCGGGGCCCTTTTCAGTAATGTCCTCTCCAAGAAAGGAGATACTGCCGCTGATTGGGCGGATCAGCCCGGAAATGGTGCGAAGTGTAGTGCTTTTGCCTGCGCCGTTGGCACCGATGAGAGTAACAATCTTTCCTTCCGGTATGGAGAAGGAGATTCCCCTGACAGCTTCAATTCCGCCGTAATTGACTTTCAGTTCCTTTACTTCAAGCATCTTCAGCCACCCCCAGATATGCTTCCACCACGCACCGGTTGTTTTGAATCTCAGTCGGCGAACCCTGGGCAATCTGCTTTCCAAAGTCCAGCACATAGATACGGTCGGAAATTCGCATGACCAGATCCATATGATGTTCGATCAGAAAAATGGTAAGACGGTATTTATTCCGGACATGGACAATGAAATCCGCCAGGCTGCGGGTCTCCTGGGGATCCATGCCTGCCGCCGGTTCGTCCAGCAGCAGGAGCTTTGGCTCGGATGCCAGTGCCCGGGCAATTTCAAGCCGGCGCTGCAGTCCATAGGGCAGGCTGCTTGCCGGTTCGCCGCAGAAGGGAAGCAGATCCTGTTCTTCCAGCAAATCCAGGCATTCCTTCCGGATACGCTTTTCTTCCCGACGATTCATGCGAAAGGTTGCCGTGAAAACGTTCTGTTTCATGTGCATATGTTTGGCGATCAGAACGTTCTCAAATACGGTAAGATCCTTGAACAGTCTGATATTCTGGAACGTACGGGCAATGCCCATTTGGGCTATTTTATCCGGAGTATGTCGGATCACCCTTGTATAGGAATCCTTGTTTTTTCCGATATAGAGCTTTTTCATTTTCCCCTGGGGATGATTGGAGGCGATGATCTGTTCTTCGTATCGGATGCATCCGTTTGTGGGTTCATAAACACCGGTGATGCAGTTGAATGCCGTGGTTTTCCCCGCCCCGTTGGGGCCGATGAGGGCTATAATTTCTCCCCGGTTTATCTCCAGGGAAAGGTTATCCAGGGCAATTACACCGCCAAACTGCATGGTCAGGTTTTCCATCTGAAGAATATGATCCGTCATGCTGGAACATCTCCCTTCTTTTTCTTTTCAGAGCGCTTTCGAAGGAATTGGTAAAGCCCTTCCAGTGAAAGTTCCTTTGTTCCCATGATTCCCCTGCTGTAGAACAGCACAATGATCATTACAATGACCGAGAAGACTACCTTTCGAAAACCGGGTCCCAAAAGAGGCACCTGAAAATTGCCGATAAAGATGGTGTTATCCAGGAATCTCAGCCACCATTCGCTGCAGGCAATGAACAGGAAGGAGGAAATACAGCTTCCTGTGACGGAACCGATGCCGCCGATTACCACAATCAGGAGGATTTCATAGGTCATGGTGGCCCGGAACGCCGATGCCTGTACGGTTGTCTGATACATGGCAAGGAGAGCTCCGCCTATCCCCGCAAAAAAGGAGCTGATGGTAAAGGAAAGCTGTTTATGATGGGCAAGGTTGATTCCCATTGCCTCCGCTGCAGTTTCATCCTCCCGAATGGCTTTGAAGGCCCGCCCGTAGGAAGAATTGATCAGGAGAACAATAATGGCAATACAGACTCCTGTTACGGCAAAGGGAAAGATCACGGAGGTAAAAACGGGATATAATTTCAGAAGATTGGATCCATTGGTAATGGGCCCCAGCTTATCCCATTGGA includes these proteins:
- the dusB gene encoding tRNA dihydrouridine synthase DusB, with translation MRIGRLSIETPLFLAPMAGVTDFAFRKLCKEQGCGMAYTEMISAKGLYYGSSRTRDLMKIDGKEHPIGVQIFGSDPLIMARMAEKISETEADLIDINMGCPAPKIVKNGEGSALMRNPSLVADIVRGISRASSKPVTVKIRKGWDEKSVNAVEIARIAEEEGAAAITVHGRTREQYYSGSADWNIIRKVKSSVSIPVIGNGDVFTAQSALEMKKQTNCDGIMAARGARGNPWLFRDIVSLWNTGTVPPPPGAEERIHTALCHLRMLVDQKGEKVAVPEMRKHIAWYLKGMKDSGRIRSQVNSLNTEAEVRALLNSYGAERRREEAEESYNG
- the greA gene encoding transcription elongation factor GreA; the protein is MMTNKETVLTSEGVRKLEQELQKLKTVRRREVADRIKQALAFGDLSENSEYDEAKNEQAFIEGRIVTLEKLLRNAKIIDDEDISTDVVSVGATVKVLDIEFDDVIEYTIVGSAEANPGKNKISNESPVGRALIGKPIGSEVEVAVPDGVIKLKILEIKK
- the lysS gene encoding lysine--tRNA ligase; its protein translation is MNQSNRDQSDRKQTGQVQTEESLNEILQVRREKLESLREAGKNPYEITKFRPTHYSEDILAHFDQLEDQKVTLAGRMMSKRIMGKASFAHILDSRGKIQMYVQINALGKEAYEDFKAYDIGDIVGVTGSVFRTRRGEITVRAQELTLLSKSLQPLPEKWHGLKDPDLRYRQRYVDMIVNPEVRHTFVTRSRILQEIRKYLDSRGYLEVETPVLHNSAGGAAARPFVTHHNALDIDMYMRIATELHLKRLVVGGFDKVYEIGRIFRNEGMDIKHNPEFTTIELYEAYADYQDMMSLTENMVSTVAEKVLGSDALTYQGEEVNLTPPWDRITMIDAVRKYAGVDMSAIQSDEGARKAAEEIGVPTEGKTTWGEVLYAIFEEKVEEQLRKPAFVMDYPIEISPLAKRKKEDPRLTYRFEIFISGRELGNAFSELNDPIDQRERFVEQARQRAAGNEEAERMDEDFVNALEVGMPPTGGLGIGIDRLVMLLTDSYSIRDVILFPTMKPLDKSEPSVKTEKPAGEKTAKAVKEVIDFSKVEIEPLFKDEVDFDTFSKSDFRAVKVKDCFAVPKSKKLLQFTLDDGTGGERTILSGIHAYYEPEELIGKTLIAIINLPPRSMMGVDSCGMLLSAIHEEEGKENLHLLMVDDHIPAGAKLY
- a CDS encoding AarF/UbiB family protein, which codes for MDHRQVRIKRYKEIIAVFTRHGFGMLFQRADSRPFFAKKKGIFDPDAASGNAEASAGKHLRMALEELGPTFVKLGQILSIRQDILPDGVVKELKKLQDSVPPFPFPEVRALIESEFQDRLEHIYQEFDPDPIAAASVSQVHRARLFSGIQVAVKVQRPEIEDTIDLDLDIMKSMAHFIDRHTKFGKLYDFNGMVEDFESTMKAELNFMEEGENADTFLHHFRQDEGITVPKVKWIYTTKRVLTMEYSDGLKISDLEGLDRAGLDRRKIGETIATSICNQILRDGFFHADPHPGNIQVLPDGTVVFLDTGMVGYLDESRKEMISGFFVGVTTKDSGMVVRSLVDMDVTVDQKDMKNFEKDVDTIVAKYLTMPMDKIRIDDLIREVFHTVYLNHIKIPHEFTLLAKTLATLQGVLEKLAPELNAITIAEPIAKKLVYQSFSLRKVKTQVRKGIWKYQRMLHEFPAAMQNVLHRIGEQDFSVPIEIKGGDSLQKQLNRITNRISLSVIMLALSIVLAGILISFGLIAGNSGVTIPFALNVLKTGMIVSVLILLCIILFLIRSYR
- a CDS encoding dicarboxylate/amino acid:cation symporter — its product is MKADYPAIGALLAAIVLIGILAYLGKRKVDFGLRTIIALAFGLVLGIVFEGHTDYVQPIGTIYANIISAFVVPLLFFSVISGITNLENIGKLKTIGLKSIGLLISTTFIASTISLLVSLPMGIGKGAVITLPADYEAREIPKVSQVIIDLFPRNFFEQASANTVVPIILFALLIGVAVVMLSAKDPQGVKPFKRFVDSVSKVNNTAISYIIEFTPYAVLALVANAVSNNGPDKLLPLLPVLAVAYLLCFLQTFGVNSILIGTMAKLNPIRFFQHIWPAQVIAFTTQSSIGTIPATDKCLRKAGVSENISSLVVPLGANIGMPGCAGIWPTLLAVFAIHGLNMEYSAVQYILLVLITTLVSIGTVGVPGTATITATAVFAAAGLPIEIIVLLAPISSIVDMARTATNVSAAATTALIVAKSEKELDLKKYNDIHDETQKGSPVGSD
- a CDS encoding ABC transporter ATP-binding protein, whose protein sequence is MLEVKELKVNYGGIEAVRGISFSIPEGKIVTLIGANGAGKSTTLRTISGLIRPISGSISFLGEDITEKGPADIVAKGITLVPEGRKIFPDLTVLENLKIGAYLRKDNPKEDLKWIFELFPHLKERTWQPGGTLSGGEQQMLAVARALMSRPRLIMMDEPSLGLAPIVVRDIFRILQEIHRQGVTILLIEQNANMALKAADIGYVMETGRITLGGSGAELLANEGVRKAYLGT
- a CDS encoding ABC transporter ATP-binding protein, producing MTDHILQMENLTMQFGGVIALDNLSLEINRGEIIALIGPNGAGKTTAFNCITGVYEPTNGCIRYEEQIIASNHPQGKMKKLYIGKNKDSYTRVIRHTPDKIAQMGIARTFQNIRLFKDLTVFENVLIAKHMHMKQNVFTATFRMNRREEKRIRKECLDLLEEQDLLPFCGEPASSLPYGLQRRLEIARALASEPKLLLLDEPAAGMDPQETRSLADFIVHVRNKYRLTIFLIEHHMDLVMRISDRIYVLDFGKQIAQGSPTEIQNNRCVVEAYLGVAEDA
- a CDS encoding branched-chain amino acid ABC transporter permease; the encoded protein is MKMKNKIITAVVLIMALFVLLLALERILPPSSMLFVVLKKGAIYALVAVSMNLLNGFTGLFSLGQAGFMLIGAYTYAILTIPMEARGMVYQYFDGGIVPLALPVILAIPLAGLVTAIFAYLIGLPVLRLKSDYLAIATLGFAEIIRAILQWDKLGPITNGSNLLKLYPVFTSVIFPFAVTGVCIAIIVLLINSSYGRAFKAIREDETAAEAMGINLAHHKQLSFTISSFFAGIGGALLAMYQTTVQASAFRATMTYEILLIVVIGGIGSVTGSCISSFLFIACSEWWLRFLDNTIFIGNFQVPLLGPGFRKVVFSVIVMIIVLFYSRGIMGTKELSLEGLYQFLRKRSEKKKKGDVPA